The following proteins come from a genomic window of Lolium rigidum isolate FL_2022 chromosome 5, APGP_CSIRO_Lrig_0.1, whole genome shotgun sequence:
- the LOC124653088 gene encoding puroindoline-B-like, which translates to MKRLFLLAFLALVASTAFAQYAEAPSGDVEGPSAGGYEKWAAEVPTMGTSEQCDHEHMKLDSCNDYLMERCRPKGMLISWPWEWMKSKCEEVRKQCCQQLKQMVSQCRCKAIFRTIQGELGGFSGTQEGQKARVVLRAKHLPSKCNMSPRSCNIPITSGYYW; encoded by the coding sequence ATGAAGAGACTCTTCCTCCTAGCTTTTCTTGCTCTGGTAGCAAGCACAGCCTTTGCGCAATACGCAGAAGCTCCAAGCGGGGACGTGGAAGGTCCCAGCGCAGGTGGTTATGAGAAATGGGCTGCAGAAGTTCCCACCATGGGCACTTCTGAGCAATGTGATCACGAACATATGAAGCTAGACTCTTGCAACGATTATTTGATGGAGCGGTGCCGAccaaaggggatgttgatcagCTGGCCATGGGAATGGATGAAGAGCAAATGCGAAGAGGTTCGCAAACAGTGTTGCCAGCAGCTGAAGCAAATGGTATCGCAGTGTCGATGCAAGGCCATCTTTAGAACAATCCAAGGTGAGCTTGGTGGCTTTTCGGGCACTCAAGAAGGACAGAAAGCTAGAGTGGTTCTGAGGGCCAAGCACTTGCCCTCCAAGTGCAATATGAGCCCAAGGTCCTGCAACATCCCCATTACCAGTGGATATTACTGGTGA
- the LOC124655803 gene encoding disease resistance protein RGA5-like — protein sequence MEEAPVTAATGSLGPVIAKLSDLLGSEYKIRWRTRRDVKFIRSKLKPVHSILWNIWEREELDAASKALKMEALDLADDVDDAIVDFLLSLERNLSNKRLVQTKIKASPFHDFKKRSTDVSRRCRTKWKKALSSSLSWGKLATADSGPAKPRAPFLRKDASELVGMAGPRDELIQHLVGEGETTTPVGMAIPRDELKYAFIYGSAGMGKTTLADLVYEAIGSKFQSQAFVSVTPDGNTRRVLAGILQQVAANTSVPLVGTEASTLEHLIDIISNFLKDKRCADYLFN from the coding sequence ATGGAGGAGGCTCCTGTGACTGCTGCCACGGGGTCCTTGGGGCCTGTCATCGCCAAGCTTTCTGATCTGCTGGGCAGTGAGTACAAGATTCGGTGGCGTACTCGGAGGGACGTCAAGTTCATCAGGTCTAAGCTCAAGCCCGTGCATTCCATCCTCTGGAACATATGGGAGAGGGAGGAGCTTGATGCTGCATCAAAGGCGTTGAAGATGGAGGCATTGGATCTTGCCGACGATGTGGATGACGCCATCGTCGACTTCCTCCTCAGCTTGGAGCGTAACCTCAGCAACAAGCGGCTCGTACAGACCAAGATTAAAGCAAGCCCTTTCCACGATTTCAAGAAACGATCTACTGATGTGTCAAGGAGGTGTCGCACCAAGTGGAAGAAGGCTCTCTCAAGTTCATTGTCATGGGGAAAATTAGCCACCGCCGACTCCGGTCCTGCAAAGCCTCGAGCTCCCTTTCTCCGCAAGGATGCATCAGAGCTCGTGGGTATGGCTGGACCAAGGGATGAGCTCATCCAACACCTCGTCGGAGAaggcgagacaacaacgccggtgGGTATGGCCATACCAAGGGATGAGCTAAAATATGCATTCATTTATGGATCGGCCGGTATGGGCAAAACAACGCTCGCCGACCTAGTGTATGAGGCGATTGGAAGTAAGTTCCAGTCTCAGGCTTTTGTGTCAGTCACTCCAGATGGTAACACGAGACGGGTTCTCGCTGGAATTCTCCAACAAGTAGCGGCTAATACTAGTGTGCCACTAGTTGGCACTGAAGCATCTACGTTGGAACATCTCATCGACATCATATCGAATTTCCTCAAGGACAAAAGGTGTGCTGATTATCTTTTCAACTAG